The segment AATTCCACCTACCTGTTGAGCATGTTCAAACAAATTTCTGTTGAAAAGGAAATCCATCTATGATGACTAAAGAATTCAATGAGGAACCCAATGAACAGAGCCAAAGTACCAATAGCGACGACAAGAATAATGTTTGAGGACCTGTAAATGTTAACCGAGTTAAAGCTGATTCAAACGGTTCACTGACAAGAAAACCAAATGCAAACTTCTAGTGGAAAAAGAGGAACTTTACTTGGTTGGTCCATTTTCAGCCATGAGGGCTGTCAGGATTGCAACAACAGTGTGAATCGCCCTCTTTGTAACTTCGTCAATAGTAGACAAGTAAACAAAAGTACTAACAACAGCCATGAAAGAGAGCCAGAAATCCATGAACTGGGGCCAATCAACAAAAAGGAAACCATATAATTACTTAGCCACCAAACGAAAAAATGCAATATAGCAAAATGCATAGGAGTGATACCTGTAAGACATGATAGGATAATGGACACCAAGTGCCAAGATCACATGCATGATACAGGCCACTTGAGATACCACTTGATGTGTAAAGAACCCATTCAGCAAATGCCTGCAGAAGAAAGGAGGCATAGAAAAATGAAGAATCCAAGGTATAGCTCTACCTCAAGTTCATCCGCTTGTCcactgaaaaaaaattattatactcaCACTCTGAAAAAGTTTGTCTACTGAAATTAACCCCAGATATCTGATTTTAACAGCCTCTTCACTTGAATATCAATCAGAAGATGTTATGGGATTAGCTAATCACCTTATGACGGAGGGCCCAGTAAGCAGGGAGCAAAGCTGCAGCATTGGATCCAATAAGGGAAATCGATTGCCACATTTGTCCTACATGAGTTTTCAGCACTTGTCCTTTAAAAGATCCATTGCCTAATTAATTGGCTACTAATGAGAACTAACTGAGTTAAAATGTTAGCAAAACATAAgcaaacaaataataatcaagagtGTACTAGCAATAGCAAATAGCATGTTAAAAGACATGTTGGCAACATAATGTTgcaatttgttattttttatttttgttggtgAAACACATGCAGCAATTGAAATGGTTTAAACAGAATCATGATCAGAGCAAGCTATCACCACTCAGAACACACAAATGTTGCTCCTCATATTATCATACATTGAATAAATTGAAAGGTTTACTCGATATGGTACTGATTGTGCAAACAGTAACCAGTTACTCTAATCTGCAACGTCTAGTTCCAGATTCAATTTTAAGTGCTAAGTGAAGACTTTCAAAaacacaaacaaacaaacaaacaaaccaCAGAGGATGTAGCAACAGTTCTCTTAAAATGGCTAAAGACACTGACATAAGTCCGAATGGCACAAAGATACAATGTTTTACCTGAAGAAGAAACCAGTTCAACACTGCAATCAAAGCCTCCAGTGCGTCGATCACAATCACAGAAACTGAAAAAGACAGATTTATTGCATGAGAACATGAGAAGTTGAGAACCCAATAGCTTAATCTTCAGAAATCGTCATATATGAACCTGTAGAATGTGAGACCACTTGAATCCAACACAGACTTGCATGCCCCGTGCGAAGAGCATTTCGCTGGGCATCTCTCTAGTGAGATAGACATGGTAGTTTCAACTGTCGAACTATGCCTGTTTGAAATTGGGTGCCTTAACCCAAAACTCCATGTTCCTCCTCTAGCATATATGATATAAAAGCTAACGGATTTATCACTTGCATCATATAACTTAAAAAACATGGAACCATTGCTATTGCTTGTGCTGTTTGCATAGAAGTAATCCCAATTACTAAGAGAGGGAAATCCACCATATCTGGCATATATTTCCCCACTTATCTTTGCTTCTGATGCAACGCGGACATGAATATTTCCACCACCAGCACCATCGGGAATGTCCAGAAGGAAAAAGGTCCAAGTGTAATCACCATCAGAGGAATTACTCAAAAGAGGTCCCAAAGGAAAATTAGCAGAGCCTGAGGAAACTTCTCCACTGATAGGTAGATAATAGGATTCAAAAGCGACAAATGGAGTTCTTTTCAGAAACGTCTGCACAGAACAATTACGAGGTAGTTAATGGAAAGTCCTGCTACTATTTCAAGACTCCCCCCACCTACCCCCACACccactcaaaaaaaaaagacataaaatgaATTGACAAACTAATCAGGTCAGCTTTGATGCGTGCTATTTGTACTGGAAGAGAAAATGTATATCTATACATCTAGtgtatcattttcttttattaagcAGGAAATTGAGTTATCCAAATTCACAATAACCATACATAATGTTCAATATTAATGTGCAAGTAAACAAGTATACAAAATTAATGAGAAGTTTTGAGAAAGATTGAAGCAGACAAATTCAATATTAATGTGCAAGTAAACAAGTATACAAAATTAATGAGAAGTTTTGAGAAAGATTGAAGCAGACAAATTCAATATTAATGTGCAAGTAAACAAGTATACAAAATTAATGAGAAGTTTTGAGAAAGATTGAAGCAGACAAACTCATTAAAAGTCCACCTGAAGTGTGTATTTTGCTGTTGTACAGTTCAATCCAGCCTTATCCACAGGACACCCAAGTACTTGCCATTCAAATGAATAGCATATTGTAGAGTTCATTTCTTGGATTGCCGACGTGCTTTCTGACAGGTTTGCTGGCAGTATTTTAATATACCAACGACCAAGTCTAGGTAAAGGTATGACCAGTGGCGATCTGTTTATATCAGCAGAATAATCATACAGTTGTGACTGAGGTAAAGTCCCATGCCGAACATAACACATCAGGGGATGTCCACTGCTATTGATGGCCCCATTAGAACGCTGTAATTGAGTGGACGTGATATTTAATGCTGTGATTATTATCTCCTCGGCAATACTCACTACATCCAATGAGTAGACTTTTGACCCAGCGACGTCAAGACAGCTGTTCTCGGTACCTCCACAGGTAGTCATATTGGCTGCAGTTTTATAAGATTTAAGGATATACTCAAGTAAATAAAAGTATGCTCTCTCTACCAGCTTAAGCTTTTAGAGTGAGATGATCTCAGAGCAAGCAGAGGTCCTGATATCGAATGTCACTACCACCCATTATCAAAGAGAATTTTCACATGCTTTAGCCCGTGAAAAAAGACACAGGACCCtgaatataattaagtaaattaaagtGTACTCTCTCTAACAAATATGTTAGATGAGATGGTCACACACTCTAACAAATTTGCATACCTATTCCACTTTGAGGAGATAAATAGGTATCCGAACATGAGAGTAAACTAATTGTTTGGTTGCAGAATTTCCCCAGCATAGCTGAATTTGTACAGCCTTCCACAGTTAAGTTACCACTGAATGAGTATGAATGTCCTCGATTAATCTGCAAAGAGAAACCAGTCAATAGAAATTAGCTAGTTAAGATATTAAACTGTTGAAATGATGGTATTACGACTTTAAAAGAAAGATATTTGTTTCACAGTGGTAAGCTTCACTCCAAGGGTTGGGGAGTGAGATTTGATTCTTAGAATCTTCACTTTAATTGATAGAGTAGTATTTCTTTCATTGTTATGACAAAGGAACACAAATCATCATCATACAAGTAAACAATCCAGTGGAACTGAAGACACACCTGCTACCTTTTGGAGGAtacaaattatgtttttttgatTTATACAGGTATTGTATTAAAAAGTACCAAAACTGCTGGCAAGTATTTACAGAGGAAAGTTTCATTACAAGTTTGGAGGAAACAATTTTCAGTATGTATTCCTCCTCACTAACAACTGCCCACAAGGAAGAGAGCAGGCTTCTCTCTTAGGCGGAGCACTTCCTCACTAATGTGTACTCGTATCTTAGAGCTTTGTTAGATTCAAGCCCATTCTTAATCTAGCGGTGTTGTTCCTTTATTAGAAACATAAACTACAACGCTCTCACAAATCTATCACTTCTTAATTTCTTTCCACTTAGAAATCCTTTTCACTAGTTTCACAAAATGCATGACAACCACAAAAGAGCAGGTGCAAGCCATCTCCCCGCATTTCTCTAAGGTTCAGTAGCAACAGAGCTGGTGGAAGTCAAAGTCATTATTCTTAACTACTGGAAGAGCTCATGTGAATGATTAACCCCAAATAAGATCAATCATGTTAGCTCTCCTCTTTCATTTTGCACCATCTTTTAGGTTCAAGCCAAAGAAGAGGAGTAGCAGGCCTTTCCTCTTTAAATTCCTCTGCTTAGGTAGACAAAGAGATAAATGTagtgataatttaattattatctcTGTAGTAAATAGGAGAGAAAATCGAGTTCAATTCTTTTACTAAACTTTAAAAAAACACAGGGTATTAATTGATCACATAGAGATGTTCAGATACATCAGAAGatcatttaaacaaataaataatgtcTATCTGATCATATGTTGAAAACTCAAATAGAAATGTCCATAAGAAAGAAGTGCAAAAGATAATGAACAAGATGCGGAATATAAATAAGTCAGAGCAAGTACCATTTTTGATTGTGTCCTTAAAGGTCCGATGCCATTAAATAACCCAAAATACCATATTCCTGGACGAATCTGCGAAAAAACTTATTTCAACCCCAAGTAAATATGCATAAGACCTCCACTGAAAAGAAATTTATCTCTCAAATGGAGAAGCTAGTATACTACAAAGAAGAAACTAGCCCACATATATTACAAAGTTAAGAATAAACCTGCTCATTTGTCAACATCAAGGATATACTTTTCTGCATGGGGTAGCACTTCTCAACCatttgaagatcttgtgatccTCCAAAGGAACTATTGGAAATGTGGTCTATCACTACAGAGAAAAACTAATATTATTAGTTACTTCGTGGCCACATGATTTGGCATGCTCAGTCAGTTAAGAGAATGATTTTTGTACCTAGACCTGTAAGAGAAGTGTTATGAACATCTGGAAGGGGCGGACTTCCTTCTCGGAAGCAGATCATCGGCAAAGTACTTGCTTTTCCTATTCTATTCAGGTCCTGCATGCAGTTAAATTCAGGAATTAAAGATTGTAGAAGGATAATTATTGGGATTAAAAGCATGGTATGATGGTCAGCGACAAAAATCCTCTAACACCAATATTACGGAAGTAAACAGAGAAATTGTAGTGGCAAAAGGAGCAAATTGCATAATCATATTAAAGACAACCAAAAAAGAGATTCCAAAGTTATAAGCAGAACATTTCAATGAGGCAAGTTTCGGTCATGCACTTACAACGCCAATATTGGATTCCAAAGCAATAGTCACCGAAGAGAACCATGGTGGTAAGTCCACTGCAGAAAGGCATGGAAACCAAAACCAGTAAGccataaattaaaatggaaagAAACCTTAAACTGTGTGAAGTCACAACACAGTATATTCTCCATTCAACACTTCCTCACACAATTATCCGTGATACAACCAACGCAGAAACATCTCTAAGGATATCCATCAAATAAGAAGATCCAGATTGGACCCATTTGAAAAACCGagactaaaaaataagataGCACTAATCTGTCTGTAAAGAacacttctcaaaaatataCATAGAAAATAAGATAGCACTAATCTGCCTGTAAAAACCCagttttcaaaaaattacatAGATAGATGTAAACACTGAtacttcacaaacaaaaccaagATAGCTAGAATGGAGTAATTAATAATAGAACATTACAAACACTAAGGCAGAGAAAAAGCTAAATCCACAACAACTGAATAACAGAGCGAGCAGCTCATGACCaaggattttttttgttttgaaactATGGAAATGCTAACaagaataaataaacaaaaccaGTTGGTTGAATCAGAACAAGCAATTACATATTTACATCAAAGCAACTGATACATCAGTAAACGAGTGATCCATAGACCATCAATCAGTTAAAACAACTCAAACGAACCAAGCAACTCGAAATATTGCTCTCATACATCTCTAACTGCATTAATCTATTCATGCATTGATGAATACAGAGAAACAGgttaaaaaaaactctaaaagAATCAAACCCAGTACCTCTAACTTCATCCATCCCCTCCCAGTGCAACTGATACATTAGTTATACAAGTGATCCGTAGACCATCAATCAGTTAAAACAACTCAAAAAAGAAACAAGCAACTCGGAATATTGCCCTCGTACATCTCTCACTGCATTCATCTATTCTTGCACTGATGAATGCAAGAAATAGATATCAAGAATTTAAGATAATCAAACCCCGGTATCCCAATTTTCGTCAAGATCCGAGAATCCCTCCCCTGCTCCGTCAAACTCTCCCCCACCCCATCTCCCTCCCAGTGCAACTAATAATCAAGTGAAACGAGTGATCCATAGACCATCAATCagtaaaaacaactcaaaaatgAAACAAGCAACTCGAATTATTGCTCTCATACATCTCTAGATGCACTCATCTATTCTTGCATTGATGAATACAGGAATAGATATCAAGAATTCTAGAAGAATCAACCCTCAGTATCCCAAATTTCGTCGAGGTCCCAGAATCcctcccccaccccacccccctcCCAGTGCACCTGATACATGAATGAACAAGTGATCCATAAACCATCAATAAGTAAAAACAACAACTCAAATTATCCCTCTCATACATCTCTCACTACATTCACCGATTCTTGCATTTGATGAACACAAGAAATATAGCAACAAgtacagaaaaatcatccaaatAAAACAAGATATCAAGAATTCTACAAGAATCAAACCCCATCATCCCAAATTTCGTCAAGGTCCCAGAATGAAACTTAAAATTCACATACCACAACAACCCtcccaaaaacaaaacaaaaaataatcaaaacccCTTTGAGAAAAAGGATAAAATACAAACTTTAATCAactaatccaaaaaaaaaaattaccactAATGTATCTCCATTCATAAGGTTTGAGCACAGTAGTTGCATATATGAAGCTAGAAAGAGTAGCACTCTTATGCAAACCATCCCCACCTTGAACTTGTTCTCCATACAAAACCCAACAAGAACTAAAACAAGTAACTGTTAACACTACAATTACaagaaaaagatttgaactaGAATGACCCAGAAtcaaaaacatgtttttttttctttttcaaagatGATTCTTTAGTAAAGAATGAGGATGTTTTACTGAATCATTCACCTCCTCTCTCTCTGTGCCTAGAAATATacattagaaaaagaaaaaagaaaaaaaaacattccaAATTGGAATTCAGTCAATTAGATTTTTGGgtaatataatatattgtacaaaaaatattaaatttggtGAATGTTTTTGCGTATTTTCTTGGGTTTCTGGGTTGACTTGTTGTTTCTTGAAATTGACTAAGAAATAGGAGTAATATTtataacctaaaaaaaaacaaaaaaaaaactaccatTTTACTTAGCGAGAAGGATGTGAGTGAATTCACGCGCCTAGTGTGATTGTTAGTTGTCACTCGATCTCGATACTTATATCGAAAATTTGATATGTCATATTTgagttaaaacattttttaataaaagatgattatttatttaaaaaaatatcttcttgAAAAAATAGATGGATTTAAcgttttttttatgttcaataTACGTGAGTTAACATATTTGTATATGTCTAGATAATATGGGAAGTGAGTTGGAGTTAAAAGGTACTGTATTTTCGCACAGGGTGCTTACGCTAAGTGAACGTAAAATGCATTAGTAAttgatttaataaagtaaaataaattataaacttaaaCATATAACATGCATATATTGGTTTGATGTAAACACCCGATGCATATAAGTTTTACCCAAAATATtttgatcaaacaaatattggaaaatcaaaatatattttctccaTATTAGACAtattagaagttttttttttcaaagtaaaataaattataaatttaaaaaacatataacatGCATGTATTGGCTTGGTGTAAACACCCAATGCATATAAGTTTTAcccaaaatattttgataaacaaatattgaaaagtcaaaatatattttctccaTTAAACACACTTGAAGTTTTTTTTCCACTCCGTATTTgatgtttatatataaatttaggttaaaaaaattgtatttatacaCGGTAAAATTCACTTTTTAGGGCTAACATAtatggataaaaaaaattctaaggaACTTCGATTAAAAAATAGGTGATGTGacaaagttgaagaagaaaagtaaTCTCAATTAAGAACGAAAAATGACGTTTAATTAATggtttaattaatttctttcgTTTGTATCGTGAATTTAGTTTACTTAACAATTTGATTCTCCAATTATAGGTAATAACATCGATCAATATTTATAATCCAGATGGAGTTATTTGTAtccttaattttgatattttatatatatatatatatatatatatatatattgatttttataagttttttttttacgagaatagtatattttattttataagatatttaatgaaattgtgtattttttagaaaaacaaattTCTAAGCTCTAAATAACAAACTTGTAGACTTTGGAACATGGTTCTTATCCTTTTCTCAATTGACTCAActaaccaaaagaaaaaaagaacttttCCATCAAATGTATTATTGACTTTAATATCATATGcattaattatatgtatgtatgtatgtaccATTTAAGCATGTgtgtatttcaaattttattttggtcAAAGTCATATGCGGCCAATTAAACTTGTCCCgattattcatttagacactttAACTAGACGTACTATCTATTGAACACTTCAATCATTCTGAATTTGAaccatttgaacatttttttgagaataaataaaaaatagaggatgtgtgaaatacactcgcgctgacatgtcaatttgaccaatcaaataatgacatgtgttattttttaatccaaaaaattatttaaacattatattataaagtaaaaaaaataattattattttaaagtaaaaaaatgaaaaaaaaaaaagtaaaacctAAACTTCTTTGCCTTCAACTGGAACAAAACATACATTTCCTCTAACTCCATTAATGGCTACCCTCCCCTCCCTGTACAGTTCCATCTTTAACccgacaatttttttttcatcagcttttttattacttataactttttacttcatctccttttttaggtagagaaagatggggaaaagaatctcttcaaaaaatttataaatgaaacaaaatgctaagaattttgaaaccaTTAGAATGGTGGGAGAAGAAGATAACAACTGAtactaaaaattttgaaatcattagaaTGATGGGGGAAGAAGATGACCACTGGTGTATGGGTATGGGGGTTGGGATTGGGGGTTGATAGAAAtagggaagaagaagacaactgttcttctttttttttgttaatttttttaaaaaaattaacttaggggtataaattaagagaaaaaaaagaaaaatattatttttaataaattaacgagctcaaggaaagtgaattacacgttttttgccatgtcagcattttgtgtctaatagaaatgacttttgaacaaataaagtgttcaattggcacaaggattagttgaggtgtctaaatgaattatgcggacaactttgagTGGCTGGAGATGACTTAggccttttatttttctctaattCTCTATAATCTAGGtacataaacaattttttgttattaataatgaattatttttaaaaaaatattatacagtCGCAATATTggtaagtgattttttttgttcggtatatattattaatgggaaactttcacatatagtcacTTAAATCTAATCTAATTATTCTCCATTGTTATAGTTTGATGATTACAATGCGtaactacatgttatatggaggagagaggcgagactgggagagagacgaGAGAGTtgagagaaagggagaaaagagtgggagaaaggtgactTGCATATTTATCgtttagataattgtatattatacacatGTATTTGTGTATTTGGCAAGCGAGATtcggagagggaggagagaggcagcGAGACTTGGAGAGGGAAGAGAGAGGCGaacgagattgggagagagaggagagagggcagagagagggagagaggtgaattgtatatgtatatgattgtatattataaatatgcatgtgtatatatggcaagcgagataTGAACAAAATAGCATAAATAATATGGACAAAATAATATGTTGCTAAGATTGTgagattataataattttgatacttgatatataatatatttattaactaaatcatggttagagatttactttgaaaaattaaatcttaaccATTTATTTTAACCTATGACATGTGTCATTAATCCAAATAAGAACTTGGGGAAAATGGAGAGGATCCGGATCCGGATTTATGTATCTAGAGTTTGGAGGTTCTGAGTAAATTAAGggattttggaaaattttaaaattggtagagaataatgaaaattataggGAAAAAAGATGTGTATATAGATAATTTATCCTTTATCAAATTCAAGTCCAAGGTCCACTTTCATCTTGAAGCTCAAACCCATGTCTCATGTCACAATGACTAGGCATCCAAGACCAATCATGTCATACGTCCAAATGAAGTTGAAGTCCCATCCAAATTTAAGAACCAATCACAATCCGTTAAGTATCAAAATAACATTCTTTGGCCAACCATAAGCAACCTTGTCCACCCCTACAACCATAAAGAGGGGATAGACATGACTTATAAggaattataagaaaattattcaaCAAACATTTTGTGATGATAGAAGAAAGTTGCAACATACACTACATAGTTCTTCAAAGAAGTAGTCAACAAAGTTCTTTTTGGAGATCGACTTGAAACAACAGTGTTCTCGATAGTTTTGGAGATCAAATACATTTCAAGGAGGTCTATACAATTATCATACGTTCAAGACATACACTATTAAAAACCTCATATCACAGAATAATTTAGGAGAGAAGAATCAAGATAACCACAAGATTGTACGcacaaaattcattttaaataataattacatctttaaaaaaattattttaattgcaATTAATTTTCAATGCTACGAAAATGCATTGCGAACAATAATATAACAGAAAGATGAGATTAAGAAAGAGCGTGACATGAAATTTTATCAACAATTGGAGTCGTCGCTTTGGTTCCAAAAATTAAGGGaacaaagttatttttattcgtTTCGATTTATGAATTCATAGTATAAAATATgtcatagaaaatatttttaaagttatattattactgaatatataaaaaacattatttgttacaaatcaaaaagaaaaaactaccatataaattaaaatataattattattaataaaatatttcaaaatcaacCTTTTTTCTAACTTGTGGTCGTTCAAATAAGTGAGTACACTATAATGAACTTTCATAGTTTCtattctaatttattaatatttcgatcattttctttaaaaggatctaatttaatttgatataaaatttaagaacgttatttttttaaaaaagattcaatattagaattatttattaaaggtatgaaaattttctttaatttggaGATTCTAAATACGTAGAcgaaaaattagaattaaaattatatgtaaaaaatgttaatattagatattaataaaattataacaaaagaaTAGTTAAACTAGTTGTTAGGCACAAATATCGTACAACAGAAAAAATAGCGGTAATATCAACCAATCACAATTCGCCACGTATACTCAGTtctaattttctctctcttctgAATAACACATACTGAAAATCAGAATATTCCTCTTAACTTTTCCTCTCCAATTTTGTCATACAGAAAACGTGAATACTTGAGAAAATCTCTCATAGTTGATGCGTGTTTTTGGTGTACGGAACAAAAATGGCATCTGCAAATCAAATGGAGAAGATGAAGTTACGTCAGAATTATCGGAATCACTGGCACACTGATCTTATCAGAGCCACTGAGACTGATCCTCTTTGTAAACTCtcgattattattttatttttttttgagttttttctaTGTAATGTAGCGTTTGATTTTGACTTATAGAATGATCtgtgttttcttttgttttgcaGATTGTTGCTTCTCGCTTTGGTGGTGAGTGTTTCTATTATGTACTATGATTATGATTGATGATGTTTGAATTTATTGCTGAATAagtaatttatttgttattaggATTGCTttgtaaaataagaaaaatgccATCAAATTAGGGTTTTATGAGCGAATGTGGTAATGTAATATGAAAATTGAAGCATGTTCAGTATCCTAATTTGCTGTGGATTTTAATGTCACTTCTGCTTTGAGGCCGATTGAAATTTTTGACTCAACGTTGGACGTCTATGTCCCACTAGCAATGGTTGGAACTAATATAAAGTGTCGTTAGAAATTTCGAGCATCTTTATATCTCAAGCAAAAGGTGTCTTCAATCAGTATATAAGTCTAGTGTTTTTGCTCTATTGTTCTATAAGCTAAGTAACTTTTGGATT is part of the Solanum lycopersicum chromosome 1, SLM_r2.1 genome and harbors:
- the LOC101248424 gene encoding uncharacterized protein isoform X3; this encodes MFLILGHSSSNLFLVIVVLTVTCFSSCWVLYGEQVQGGDGLHKSATLSSFIYATTVLKPYEWRYISVDLPPWFSSVTIALESNIGVDLNRIGKASTLPMICFREGSPPLPDVHNTSLTGLVIDHISNSSFGGSQDLQMVEKCYPMQKSISLMLTNEQIRPGIWYFGLFNGIGPLRTQSKMINRGHSYSFSGNLTVEGCTNSAMLGKFCNQTISLLSCSDTYLSPQSGIANMTTCGGTENSCLDVAGSKVYSLDVVSIAEEIIITALNITSTQLQRSNGAINSSGHPLMCYVRHGTLPQSQLYDYSADINRSPLVIPLPRLGRWYIKILPANLSESTSAIQEMNSTICYSFEWQVLGCPVDKAGLNCTTAKYTLQTFLKRTPFVAFESYYLPISGEVSSGSANFPLGPLLSNSSDGDYTWTFFLLDIPDGAGGGNIHVRVASEAKISGEIYARYGGFPSLSNWDYFYANSTSNSNGSMFFKLYDASDKSVSFYIIYARGGTWSFGLRHPISNRHSSTVETTMSISLERCPAKCSSHGACKSVLDSSGLTFYSFCDCDRRTGGFDCSVELVSSSGQMWQSISLIGSNAAALLPAYWALRHKAFAEWVLYTSSGISSGLYHACDLGTWCPLSYHVLQFMDFWLSFMAVVSTFVYLSTIDEVTKRAIHTVVAILTALMAENGPTKSSNIILVVAIGTLALFIGFLIEFFSHHRWISFSTEICLNMLNRWETVKAWVHNFIRSLLKRFRWRFLLAGFTALAIAAISWKLETSQNYWIWHSAWHVSIYTSSFLFLCSKATAVNCENEQPRSENYELTRQNSFNGSSERGGR
- the LOC101248424 gene encoding uncharacterized protein isoform X1, whose product is MFLILGHSSSNLFLVIVVLTVTCFSSCWVLYGEQVQGGDGLHKSATLSSFIYATTVLKPYEWRYISVDLPPWFSSVTIALESNIGVDLNRIGKASTLPMICFREGSPPLPDVHNTSLTGLVIDHISNSSFGGSQDLQMVEKCYPMQKSISLMLTNEQIRPGIWYFGLFNGIGPLRTQSKMINRGHSYSFSGNLTVEGCTNSAMLGKFCNQTISLLSCSDTYLSPQSGIANMTTCGGTENSCLDVAGSKVYSLDVVSIAEEIIITALNITSTQLQRSNGAINSSGHPLMCYVRHGTLPQSQLYDYSADINRSPLVIPLPRLGRWYIKILPANLSESTSAIQEMNSTICYSFEWQVLGCPVDKAGLNCTTAKYTLQTFLKRTPFVAFESYYLPISGEVSSGSANFPLGPLLSNSSDGDYTWTFFLLDIPDGAGGGNIHVRVASEAKISGEIYARYGGFPSLSNWDYFYANSTSNSNGSMFFKLYDASDKSVSFYIIYARGGTWSFGLRHPISNRHSSTVETTMSISLERCPAKCSSHGACKSVLDSSGLTFYSFCDCDRRTGGFDCSVELVSSSGNGSFKGQVLKTHVGQMWQSISLIGSNAAALLPAYWALRHKAFAEWVLYTSSGISSGLYHACDLGTWCPLSYHVLQFMDFWLSFMAVVSTFVYLSTIDEVTKRAIHTVVAILTALMAENGPTKSSNIILVVAIGTLALFIGFLIEFFSHHRWISFSTEICLNMLNRWETVKAWVHNFIRSLLKRFRWRFLLAGFTALAIAAISWKLETSQNYWIWHSAWHVSIYTSSFLFLCSKATAVNCENEQPRSENYELTRQNSFNGSSERGGR
- the LOC101248424 gene encoding uncharacterized protein isoform X2; the protein is MFLILGHSSSNLFLVIVVLTVTCFSSCWVLYGEQVQGGDGLHKSATLSSFIYATTVLKPYEWRYISVDLPPWFSSVTIALESNIGVDLNRIGKASTLPMICFREGSPPLPDVHNTSLTGLVIDHISNSSFGGSQDLQMVEKCYPMQKSISLMLTNEQIRPGIWYFGLFNGIGPLRTQSKMINRGHSYSFSGNLTVEGCTNSAMLGKFCNQTISLLSCSDTYLSPQSGIANMTTCGGTENSCLDVAGSKVYSLDVVSIAEEIIITALNITSTQLQRSNGAINSSGHPLMCYVRHGTLPQSQLYDYSADINRSPLVIPLPRLGRWYIKILPANLSESTSAIQEMNSTICYSFEWQVLGCPVDKAGLNCTTAKYTLQTFLKRTPFVAFESYYLPISGEVSSGSANFPLGPLLSNSSDGDYTWTFFLLDIPDGAGGGNIHVRVASEAKISGEIYARYGGFPSLSNWDYFYANSTSNSNGSMFFKLYDASDKSVSFYIIYARGGTWSFGLRHPISNRHSSTVETTMSISLERCPAKCSSHGACKSVLDSSGLTFYSFCDCDRRTGGFDCSVELVSSSGQVLKTHVGQMWQSISLIGSNAAALLPAYWALRHKAFAEWVLYTSSGISSGLYHACDLGTWCPLSYHVLQFMDFWLSFMAVVSTFVYLSTIDEVTKRAIHTVVAILTALMAENGPTKSSNIILVVAIGTLALFIGFLIEFFSHHRWISFSTEICLNMLNRWETVKAWVHNFIRSLLKRFRWRFLLAGFTALAIAAISWKLETSQNYWIWHSAWHVSIYTSSFLFLCSKATAVNCENEQPRSENYELTRQNSFNGSSERGGR